A genomic window from Mesorhizobium sp. 131-2-1 includes:
- a CDS encoding DNA polymerase III subunit chi, whose protein sequence is MAEVLFYHLTESTLEEALPGLLERSVDRGWRAVVQTGTEERRDALDQHLWTFRDDSFLAHATDREAFPAEQPILLTTGEANPNAAQIRFLVDGAAPADLSGYERAVFLFDGHDAAQLDAARGHWKTMKDAGHTVTYWQQTPDRRWERKA, encoded by the coding sequence ATGGCCGAGGTCCTGTTCTACCATCTGACCGAATCGACGCTGGAGGAGGCTCTGCCGGGCCTACTCGAGCGCAGCGTCGATCGCGGCTGGCGCGCCGTGGTGCAGACTGGCACCGAGGAGCGGCGCGACGCGCTCGACCAGCACCTGTGGACCTTCCGCGACGATTCTTTCCTGGCGCACGCCACCGACCGCGAGGCCTTTCCGGCCGAGCAGCCAATCCTTCTCACCACCGGCGAGGCCAACCCGAACGCCGCCCAGATACGCTTCCTGGTCGACGGCGCCGCTCCGGCAGACCTTTCGGGCTACGAGCGCGCCGTGTTCCTGTTCGACGGCCATGACGCGGCCCAGCTCGATGCCGCGCGAGGCCACTGGAAGACGATGAAGGACGCCGGCCACACCGTGACCTACTGGCAGCAGACACCGGACCGGCGCTGGGAGCGCAAGGCGTAG
- the lptF gene encoding LPS export ABC transporter permease LptF — protein MKVVERYIMRRASTVFLAALTWTLAIVWTTQVLAKIDLVTDSGQSALTFFEVAALIIPSIIPIVVPFALVVAVAQTLSVMNTDSELAVINAAGASRWTIARPILLLALAASVFSFAVDNGVDPYARQKNRQLVASSRADLLSLIIQEGTFRKIDDGLFLQVGERLPDNKLGGIFVADSREEGANLIYYAKTGSIVEKGDEKVLMMNDGVINRKSLTGDLSVIRFTSYAFDLSAFMSAANEITLLPKDRTTQYLLNPDSNDKMFQRNPSSYKAEVDQRFSEWSYSLVFALIALAVAGDARSHREARIHPLITAIAIALFVRWLGFFAAGKADKVPFYAYMVYGVPIVASAVATWFIVSSRSMELPAAWADWMTNLAGRVGETWTSIKLRLSRRASGQGV, from the coding sequence ATGAAGGTCGTTGAACGCTACATCATGCGTCGCGCATCGACGGTGTTCCTCGCTGCGCTGACCTGGACGCTGGCGATCGTGTGGACGACCCAGGTGCTGGCCAAGATCGATCTCGTCACCGATAGCGGCCAGTCGGCGCTGACCTTCTTCGAGGTCGCGGCGCTGATCATCCCCTCCATCATCCCGATCGTGGTGCCGTTCGCACTGGTAGTGGCGGTGGCGCAGACGCTGAGCGTCATGAACACCGATTCGGAACTGGCCGTGATCAACGCCGCCGGCGCCTCGCGCTGGACGATCGCGCGGCCGATCCTGCTGCTTGCGCTGGCGGCTAGCGTCTTTTCCTTCGCCGTCGACAATGGCGTCGACCCCTATGCCAGGCAGAAGAACCGCCAGCTTGTGGCCTCTTCGCGCGCCGACCTTCTGTCGTTGATCATCCAGGAGGGCACGTTCCGCAAGATCGACGACGGCCTGTTCCTGCAGGTCGGCGAGCGCCTCCCCGACAACAAGCTTGGCGGCATCTTCGTGGCCGATTCGCGCGAGGAAGGCGCCAACCTGATCTACTACGCCAAGACTGGCAGCATCGTCGAAAAGGGCGACGAGAAGGTGCTGATGATGAATGACGGCGTCATCAACCGCAAATCGCTGACCGGCGACCTGTCGGTGATCCGCTTCACCTCCTATGCCTTCGACCTCTCGGCCTTCATGTCGGCGGCAAACGAGATCACGCTCCTGCCCAAGGACCGCACGACGCAGTATCTGCTCAACCCGGATTCCAACGACAAGATGTTCCAGCGCAACCCGAGCAGCTACAAGGCCGAGGTCGACCAGCGCTTTTCCGAATGGTCCTACTCGCTGGTGTTCGCGCTGATCGCGCTGGCGGTGGCGGGCGATGCGCGCTCGCACCGGGAAGCGCGCATCCATCCGCTGATCACGGCCATCGCGATCGCGCTGTTCGTGCGCTGGCTTGGCTTCTTCGCCGCCGGCAAGGCCGACAAGGTGCCGTTCTACGCCTATATGGTCTACGGCGTGCCGATCGTGGCCTCGGCCGTCGCCACCTGGTTCATCGTTTCCTCGCGGTCGATGGAGCTGCCGGCCGCCTGGGCCGACTGGATGACCAACCTCGCCGGCCGCGTCGGCGAGACCTGGACGTCCATCAAGCTGCGTCTTTCCCGGCGCGCTTCCGGCCAGGGGGTATGA
- a CDS encoding NAD-dependent epimerase/dehydratase family protein — protein MAVLVTGASGFLGSHVLERLAASGTLALGLGRDANRCAALEAAGHRITRQDLSRPLDRSLDPRLGKVERIIHCAALSAPFGRLADFEAANVQATRNLLDFATRQGVSRFVHISSSSVCFAFRDQLDLAEEAALPEPVNHYARTKREAERLVLAAPATHPVVLRPRGIYGAGDRALLPRLIKAAKRRPLPVFRDGRARIDLTHVDDVVDAVMAALAAPREAEGQIYNVSGGEVLPVRRIADEACARAGITVRWRRMPLWPAMLAAGAMEAVALALPGRPEPPVTRYGLGLFAYAQSLDLAKARRLLGWAPKIPFEQGLDRTFAGGRLA, from the coding sequence ATGGCCGTGCTCGTCACCGGCGCCAGCGGCTTCCTCGGCTCACACGTGCTGGAACGGCTGGCAGCGTCCGGCACGCTGGCGCTTGGCCTCGGCCGAGATGCGAACCGCTGTGCGGCGCTGGAGGCCGCCGGCCATCGAATCACCCGCCAGGACCTGTCCCGGCCACTCGACAGGTCGCTCGATCCGAGGTTGGGCAAAGTCGAGCGGATCATCCACTGCGCGGCGCTCTCCGCGCCCTTCGGCCGGCTGGCGGATTTCGAAGCGGCCAATGTCCAGGCGACGCGAAACCTCCTCGATTTCGCAACCCGGCAAGGCGTCAGCCGCTTCGTCCACATCTCCAGCTCGTCGGTGTGCTTCGCCTTTCGCGACCAGCTCGATCTTGCCGAGGAAGCGGCGCTGCCGGAACCGGTCAACCACTATGCCCGCACCAAGCGCGAGGCCGAGCGGCTGGTGCTGGCGGCGCCCGCCACCCACCCGGTGGTGCTCAGGCCACGCGGCATCTATGGCGCCGGCGACCGCGCGCTCTTGCCGCGCCTCATCAAGGCCGCGAAGCGCCGCCCGCTGCCGGTCTTCCGCGATGGACGGGCGCGTATCGACCTCACCCATGTCGACGACGTCGTCGATGCGGTCATGGCGGCGCTCGCCGCGCCTCGGGAGGCCGAGGGCCAGATCTACAACGTCTCCGGCGGCGAGGTGCTGCCGGTGCGCCGCATCGCCGACGAGGCCTGCGCCCGCGCTGGCATAACAGTACGCTGGCGGCGCATGCCGCTGTGGCCGGCCATGCTGGCAGCCGGCGCCATGGAGGCCGTGGCGCTCGCTCTGCCCGGCCGTCCCGAGCCGCCGGTGACGCGCTACGGGCTTGGCCTGTTCGCCTATGCGCAAAGCCTCGACCTCGCCAAGGCGCGCCGACTGCTCGGCTGGGCGCCGAAAATCCCGTTCGAGCAGGGGCTCGACCGCACCTTCGCCGGCGGACGCCTGGCATGA
- a CDS encoding MBL fold metallo-hydrolase: MKITFANSAWVSATERLILRGGGWQSVRLRVRYGLFIHPQAGPVLVDTGYTPEATTGEGRGRMLRLYGAVLRPELNAAEQVPPVLDRFGLAPGDVRAVIVTHFHADHISGLALFPNARFIASDAAWARVKARTPRQNLRHGVFTELFPVDFETRLDRLSGKRRVEARGGVPGGADLFGDGSVIAVDLPGHADGQFGLLFAGLERPLLYGVDAQWLLAALDPKRAPGFPSSLIAEDVAAIGPACETLRRFQAAGGQVMLCHDPEMTQYDLTADELAAASG, from the coding sequence ATGAAGATCACCTTCGCCAACAGCGCCTGGGTCAGCGCCACCGAGCGGCTGATCCTGCGCGGCGGCGGCTGGCAAAGCGTCAGGCTGCGCGTGCGCTACGGGCTGTTCATTCATCCGCAGGCCGGGCCGGTGCTGGTCGACACCGGCTACACGCCAGAAGCCACCACGGGGGAGGGGCGCGGCCGGATGCTGCGGCTCTATGGCGCCGTGCTCAGGCCCGAGCTCAACGCGGCCGAGCAGGTGCCGCCGGTGCTCGATCGCTTCGGCCTTGCGCCCGGCGATGTGCGCGCGGTCATCGTCACCCATTTCCATGCAGACCATATTTCCGGCCTGGCGCTGTTCCCCAACGCCCGCTTCATCGCCAGCGATGCCGCCTGGGCGCGCGTCAAGGCGCGCACGCCCCGGCAGAACCTGCGCCACGGCGTCTTCACGGAGCTCTTCCCCGTCGATTTCGAGACGCGGCTCGACAGGCTCTCCGGCAAGCGGAGGGTCGAGGCCCGTGGTGGCGTGCCCGGCGGCGCCGATCTGTTTGGCGACGGCAGCGTAATCGCGGTCGACCTTCCCGGTCATGCAGACGGCCAGTTCGGCCTTCTGTTCGCCGGGCTGGAGCGGCCGCTGCTCTATGGGGTCGACGCGCAATGGCTGCTGGCCGCGCTCGATCCGAAGCGCGCGCCAGGCTTTCCCTCCAGCCTCATCGCCGAGGACGTTGCCGCCATCGGTCCGGCCTGCGAGACGCTGCGCCGCTTCCAGGCGGCGGGCGGGCAGGTGATGCTCTGCCACGACCCGGAGATGACGCAATACGACCTGACGGCGGACGAACTGGCGGCGGCGTCCGGATGA
- the lptG gene encoding LPS export ABC transporter permease LptG, with protein MGWTLGRYFFFRYVSITIWFFLGLLALVFLIDFTELSGRTTGLPGFTYGTAFAISALRMPMIMLQTVPFVGLFSAMATLVSLNRKYELVIARSAGVSAWQFLLPCCIGALLFGVLSVGVLNPIAAHGFSWSEQMENQLRAGNSNAVPADTTPWIRQKTASGDTIIGARAILNQGLEMADAVFFVLDHQGNIVERKDAARAFLRDGYWELQDVKAFKDGNIRTETSDRVETNLKPEFVQERLARPETIPFYDLPGKIEVARSFGLKANAFAMQFDSLVALPFLLVAMTLIAATVSMRFARMGQSATMILGGVLAGFLLYVVSVLVKAFGVAGFVPTAVAAWVPVVVAMFFGVTFLLYKEDG; from the coding sequence ATGGGCTGGACGCTGGGCCGCTACTTCTTCTTCCGCTATGTGTCGATCACCATCTGGTTCTTCCTCGGCCTTCTGGCGCTGGTGTTCCTGATCGACTTCACCGAGCTGTCCGGCCGCACCACCGGCCTGCCCGGCTTCACCTATGGCACCGCCTTCGCCATTTCGGCGCTGAGGATGCCGATGATCATGCTGCAGACCGTGCCGTTCGTCGGCCTGTTCTCGGCGATGGCGACGCTGGTGTCGCTCAACCGCAAATACGAGCTGGTCATCGCGCGCTCGGCCGGCGTCTCGGCCTGGCAGTTCCTGCTGCCCTGCTGCATCGGCGCGCTCCTGTTCGGCGTACTGTCGGTCGGCGTGCTCAATCCGATCGCGGCGCACGGCTTTTCCTGGTCCGAGCAGATGGAAAACCAGCTGCGCGCTGGCAATTCCAACGCGGTCCCGGCCGATACGACGCCGTGGATCCGGCAAAAGACCGCTTCCGGCGACACCATCATCGGCGCCCGGGCGATCCTCAACCAGGGCCTGGAGATGGCCGATGCGGTCTTCTTCGTGCTGGACCACCAAGGCAACATCGTCGAGCGCAAGGACGCGGCGCGCGCCTTCCTGCGCGACGGCTATTGGGAACTGCAGGACGTCAAGGCTTTCAAGGACGGCAACATCCGCACGGAAACATCCGACCGGGTCGAGACCAACCTCAAGCCGGAATTCGTGCAGGAAAGGCTGGCGCGACCGGAAACCATCCCCTTCTACGACCTGCCCGGCAAGATCGAGGTTGCCCGTTCCTTCGGGCTGAAGGCAAATGCCTTCGCCATGCAGTTTGATTCGCTGGTGGCGCTGCCGTTCCTTCTCGTCGCCATGACGCTGATTGCGGCAACGGTTTCAATGAGATTTGCGCGAATGGGGCAGTCGGCGACGATGATTCTGGGTGGCGTCCTCGCCGGCTTTCTGCTTTATGTCGTTTCGGTATTGGTCAAGGCATTCGGCGTGGCGGGATTCGTCCCTACGGCGGTGGCCGCATGGGTTCCGGTTGTCGTGGCTATGTTCTTCGGGGTGACATTTCTGCTATACAAGGAAGACGGCTAG
- a CDS encoding 3-oxoacyl-ACP synthase III family protein codes for MRINIIGTGGAVPTQCVTSRALEERFGLEKGRLEAATGVVERYVCEGESQIDLACTAAKLALEDAGIEASAVDLIIGGCGVPYQPLPATSPLVMQRLGLADGSAAAFDVNSTCLGFLTAFETASRLIEAGQSKTALVFSSEVASRALPWRDQPEVAALFGDGAAAAVLQGAKPREGRVAANLMRTYPSAYEACGIGSGGTRFDFHSQPEEFARHSLFHMDGKELFRVTSRHFNGFVTELLQRAGWRHEDVDLIVPHQASPFALAHMARQTGFAPEKLVDISARYGNQIAASIPFALDIARREGRIAPGARLLFLGTSAGVSFGGMALEA; via the coding sequence ATGCGCATCAATATCATCGGAACCGGTGGGGCGGTGCCGACTCAATGCGTGACCTCGCGCGCGCTGGAGGAACGGTTTGGCCTTGAAAAAGGTCGGCTTGAAGCCGCCACCGGTGTCGTCGAGCGCTATGTGTGCGAAGGCGAATCGCAGATCGATCTCGCTTGCACGGCAGCGAAGCTTGCACTTGAGGATGCAGGGATCGAGGCGAGCGCCGTTGACCTGATCATCGGCGGCTGCGGCGTGCCGTATCAGCCGCTGCCCGCGACGTCGCCGCTCGTCATGCAGCGCCTTGGCCTTGCCGATGGCTCGGCCGCCGCCTTCGACGTCAACAGCACCTGCCTTGGCTTCCTCACCGCCTTCGAGACCGCCTCACGCCTGATCGAGGCAGGGCAGAGCAAGACAGCGCTGGTGTTCTCCTCGGAGGTCGCCTCGCGCGCCCTGCCGTGGCGCGACCAGCCGGAGGTCGCGGCACTCTTCGGCGACGGCGCGGCGGCGGCGGTGTTGCAAGGGGCCAAGCCTCGCGAGGGCAGGGTGGCGGCAAATCTGATGCGCACCTACCCCTCGGCCTACGAGGCCTGCGGCATCGGCTCCGGCGGCACCCGTTTCGATTTCCACAGCCAGCCGGAGGAATTTGCCCGCCACAGCCTGTTCCACATGGACGGCAAGGAATTGTTCCGCGTCACCTCGCGCCACTTCAACGGCTTCGTCACCGAGCTTCTGCAGCGCGCCGGCTGGCGGCACGAGGATGTCGACCTCATCGTGCCGCATCAGGCAAGCCCGTTCGCGCTCGCGCATATGGCGCGCCAGACCGGCTTTGCGCCGGAAAAGCTCGTCGACATCTCTGCCCGCTACGGCAACCAGATCGCCGCTTCCATTCCCTTCGCGCTCGACATTGCGCGGCGTGAGGGCCGGATCGCGCCGGGCGCCAGGCTGCTGTTCCTCGGCACCTCGGCCGGCGTGTCCTTCGGCGGCATGGCGCTGGAGGCCTGA
- a CDS encoding leucyl aminopeptidase — MNSTPSIAFAKFAAPKKGSVFVLAADDGAVGEAGKACDPAGALARAFPVADFSGKFGSVAEVLAPEGTSLDRLVAVGAGKASALDDQAWLRLGGTIAASLRKATEVAVVLDIPGVEAGGRQAANIAAGILLRSYSFDKYKTKKDKDESKKPVKVTIHCADPTAAKKAFADEAAVIDGVLLARDLVNEPANALGPVEFAARAKGLEALGVEVEILTEKEMKKLGMGSLLGVAQGSPRGARMAVMQWKGGKAKDAPVAFIGKGVTFDTGGNSMKPASGMEEMKGDMGGAAAVTGLIHALAARKAKANVVGVIGLVENAVDGHAQRPGDIVTSMSGQTIEVLNTDAEGRLVLADALWYTNDRFKPKFMVNLATLTGAIMVALGQHYAGLFTNNDELAERLSGAGQATQERLWRMPLGAEYDKLIDSKNADMKNIGGRYGGAIIAAQFLQRFVKETPWAHLDIAGTAMGSPPSEINQSWGSGFGVRLLDRLVRDHYEG, encoded by the coding sequence ATGAATTCGACACCCTCTATTGCCTTCGCCAAATTCGCCGCGCCGAAAAAGGGCAGCGTCTTCGTGCTGGCGGCCGACGACGGCGCCGTTGGCGAGGCCGGCAAGGCTTGCGACCCGGCCGGCGCGCTCGCTCGCGCGTTCCCGGTGGCCGACTTTTCCGGCAAGTTCGGCAGCGTTGCCGAGGTGCTGGCGCCGGAGGGCACGTCGCTCGACCGTCTGGTGGCGGTCGGCGCCGGCAAGGCGTCCGCCCTCGACGACCAGGCATGGCTGAGGCTCGGCGGCACCATTGCCGCCTCGCTGCGCAAGGCGACTGAGGTCGCCGTCGTGCTCGATATTCCGGGCGTCGAGGCCGGTGGCAGGCAGGCCGCCAACATCGCCGCGGGCATTCTTTTGCGCAGCTATTCCTTCGACAAGTACAAGACCAAGAAGGACAAGGACGAGTCGAAGAAGCCGGTCAAGGTGACGATCCACTGCGCCGACCCCACGGCGGCGAAGAAGGCGTTCGCCGACGAGGCGGCGGTGATCGACGGCGTGCTTCTTGCGCGCGATCTTGTGAACGAACCTGCCAATGCGCTGGGGCCGGTGGAATTCGCCGCTCGCGCCAAGGGGCTCGAGGCGCTCGGCGTCGAGGTCGAGATCTTGACCGAGAAGGAGATGAAGAAGCTCGGCATGGGCTCGCTGCTCGGCGTTGCGCAAGGCTCGCCGCGCGGCGCCCGCATGGCCGTCATGCAGTGGAAGGGCGGCAAGGCCAAGGACGCGCCGGTCGCCTTCATCGGCAAGGGCGTCACCTTCGACACCGGCGGCAATTCGATGAAGCCGGCTTCAGGGATGGAAGAGATGAAGGGCGACATGGGCGGTGCCGCCGCCGTCACCGGGCTCATCCACGCACTTGCCGCCCGCAAGGCGAAGGCCAATGTCGTCGGCGTCATCGGTTTGGTCGAGAACGCCGTCGACGGCCACGCCCAGCGCCCCGGCGACATCGTCACCTCGATGTCGGGCCAGACCATCGAGGTGCTCAACACCGATGCCGAAGGTCGCCTCGTGCTGGCCGACGCGCTCTGGTACACCAACGACCGCTTCAAGCCGAAATTCATGGTCAACCTGGCGACGCTGACCGGCGCCATCATGGTGGCGCTCGGCCAGCACTATGCCGGCCTGTTCACCAACAATGACGAACTGGCGGAGCGGCTCTCCGGCGCCGGGCAGGCAACGCAGGAGCGGCTGTGGCGCATGCCGCTCGGGGCCGAATACGACAAGCTGATCGATTCCAAGAATGCCGACATGAAGAACATCGGCGGCCGTTACGGCGGCGCCATCATCGCGGCGCAATTCCTGCAGCGTTTCGTCAAGGAGACACCCTGGGCGCATCTCGACATCGCCGGCACGGCGATGGGTTCGCCGCCGAGCGAGATCAACCAGTCCTGGGGCTCGGGCTTCGGCGTGCGCCTGCTCGACCGGCTGGTGCGCGATCATTACGAAGGATGA